The Leclercia adecarboxylata region CCAGGAAGTACCAGAAAGCGCCAGATTCCCCCCGCTCGCCATTGTGGTACGCAAATTGCTCAAGGCTATGACAACGCAAAAAGAGGAGAGGCAAATGAAAGCACTGGTGATTGGGGGCGGAATTGGCGGTCTGAGCGCGGCGGTCGCGTTGAAAAATGCAGGTATACAGTGCGAGGTCTTTGAAGCCGTAAAAGAGATCAAACCGGTGGGCGCCGCCATCTCCATCTGGCCTAACGGCGTAAAATGCATGCAGCACCTGGGCATGGGCGAGATAATCGACAGCTACGGCGGTCCGATGCATTTTCTGGCCTATAAAGAACACCGCCGGGCGGAGACCCTTACGCAGTTCAGCCTCGCGCCGCTGGTGGAGCGCACCGGCGGACGCCCCAGCCCGGTATCCCGGGCAGAGCTGCAGCGTGAGATGCTCGACTTCTGGGGCCGCGATGCCGTGCAGTTCGGTAAACGTGTGACCCGCTGCGAAGAGAACGCCGACGGCGTCTGCATCTGGTTCACCGATGGCTCAACGGCACAGGGGGATTTCCTGATTGCCGCCGACGGTAGCCATTCCGCACTGCGTCCGTATGTGCTCGGCTACACCCCGCCGCGCCGTTACGCGGGCTACGTCAACTGGAATGGGCTGGTGGAGATTGATGAGTCCATCGCCCCCGGCAACCAGTGGACCACCTTTGTCGGCGAGGGAAAACGCGTCTCGCTCATGCCGGTCTCCGGCGGCCGCTTCTACTTTTTCTTC contains the following coding sequences:
- the hpxO gene encoding FAD-dependent urate hydroxylase HpxO; translation: MKALVIGGGIGGLSAAVALKNAGIQCEVFEAVKEIKPVGAAISIWPNGVKCMQHLGMGEIIDSYGGPMHFLAYKEHRRAETLTQFSLAPLVERTGGRPSPVSRAELQREMLDFWGRDAVQFGKRVTRCEENADGVCIWFTDGSTAQGDFLIAADGSHSALRPYVLGYTPPRRYAGYVNWNGLVEIDESIAPGNQWTTFVGEGKRVSLMPVSGGRFYFFFDVPLPLGLPEDRTTLRDDLSRYFRGWAPQVQKLIAALDPQTTNRIEIHDIEPFDTLVRGKVALLGDAGHSTTPDIGQGGCAAMEDAVVLGDLFRQSQDISQVLSQYETLRRDRVRDLVLKARKRCDVTHGKDRALTEAWYQELKAETGERIINGLCETIQGGPLG